A section of the Acropora muricata isolate sample 2 chromosome 4, ASM3666990v1, whole genome shotgun sequence genome encodes:
- the LOC136913437 gene encoding uncharacterized protein isoform X1, translated as MATRLRQTTTKQKDVRLAINICTDRISDENYKDLSDFKHLRHQDFQVVEEANKPTDTGNTRNIKITLKTEKNFGKAQFFEKVSRAWCSSICNRGDPFWLESAEPAIDTFNYKLNDPKQVLQANSFGFGSFVNRGTYIEHWSSQHDLSLIKDKHIQIEFEHDTKLLVITFLEKDGTQVFNKIRIEMDYRHLETYVVIDNDSDQTSSQKTIKLYIPLQFPPKVSQVVKLGEHTYNKRVTHFLRCSQEVLGSCSVLCLCFPENLQGKIANSPSALIARLSEKGFSCFFGAIKTKPPLRRTEMPAKPDLPEFKITYAVECLLSRGYKVRDRLSQRFYDLLEKASDRYKSIRDGKPVTRERICNALYRLVNLVETDRFCPLEYHLNSLLYGEQKHLTAFQFEKPNHYVYVPRLIITPTQRLLIPPELVAENRVIRDYGHESAMRIAFRDEDFSKLPSTHRDSLNEVLQERVVGLLSKYIVIGGRKFEFLACSNSQLRDHGAWLYAVDGEHRAHDIRSSLGRLDEIRCVATYVSRMGQCFSSTKEAVTIDIGEGFKDEKIQDVEVKFNNVFFKCCLKWRSGKYTFSDGIGKISLALARTVADNLDLDPIPSAYQIRFGGCKGMLAIDPRIRGGNFREILQYRESMRKFDSNHRVLEICETSKPNLLYLNRQCIILLSGLGVPDDVFIGLQDEMLRNLASILLFESVALETLRRITIPGGLKFALLSRNGIKVTQEPFFRSLLLAVYKSRLGDLLRRAHIAIPETHGRLLMGVMDETGSLKYGQVFVRYSKFVSEPGRELEILQGRVVISKNPCFHPGDMRTFQAVDAEALHHLVDCVVFPATGHRPHPNEMSGSDLDGDKYFVTWLDKLVPTRRNEEAMDFTPPKKKTIEGKVEVSHMIEFVSDYIKNDQLGIIANAHLVHADCDEKGIFSTECIELAHMHSDAVDFPKTGECPTLPKELRPDQYPDFMMNPRKPQYKSNRILGKLFRKCHSLDRAQRFSASDSSGALITLDEDLKVRGYERYLEDAEAARKHYNAKLEGLMSLYGLKNEGEVITGCLSRVNTRLSGKTDEKFEAAQMIQASLATLRARTREAFYDEFGGEEAVMEEFEENGSFDDEVMMKASAWYMVTYEQVDQPQPLRSSQRDHQTGDARNEIKLISFPWVVDRILAEIKNAKQKERQGYGIQQEHTLNVEDLITEQAAYFFESVQSKIADDRRIRIDGQGKLQTLITHLSGSVRRVPRLSLFGASLTGISDHNDGRHRVEIYLHFKWDASVSEQRQYLQRLQRSFKGFGDVKITRDVLLYFKPTQDLLKQEYYITADSNKMLTSAYVSLHVQQCPPLLHLLLIIMHWGRRRQINGYHENSFLTDEQLAIIFITFCQKSGFINKLGSDKVKNFTSRFLGLESSSQQIEAEDTWNRMVLEENHRHQVRCFRHNVTPGHVLLKFFEHYSTTSDNDPLDIRRITNPVYSSEPLLPHLSSEKEKIGYFSDAALHAFHEIAQCCGLDCLTASLTTEDTHELTETMTLPNTIRGALRFAEEYVRVKLSQQTSSQITIRPAPNGYILEAKGNYLTLHNVQRELDKLEATCKSYIYDHNVSGGTRFLFLNQRAAGDPVEFKALNSQFAVNLKCISYSTEDKAETKFLNTLSRQLELFQREYLPYIHGSSTLTIRAEFGRIFAENISFAPSTVREVEDMFSENADPRKSGNANREKSARHKFTPFIDNAGDWSASFPSRKHISTQESFTLGVKVSKNQGLTFVYDKNLTFCDIEIPSINWVVADIKTPRPRDARSHDTDIRITVCSERKLEGDEKQDAMMSADYERFKPDIRKSTRSGSVLELVMERKEMVLFVRHDKTSVYEVQDSSNFWIEEREVKTYKVEGSRLLSNPRASSKVKICGVLDGKDSANAKKVAQDVWAAAKKLQLQINNNVAVSSPLKRH; from the exons ATGGCAACTCGTCTACGACAAACGACGACGAAGCAGAAAGATGTCCGGCTGGCTATAAACATCTGCACGGATAGAATTTCTGATGAGAATTACAAGGACCTAAGCGACTTTAAGCACCTTCGTCACCAAGACTTTCAAGTTGTGGAAGAAGCTAACAAGCCCACTGACACTGGAAATACTCGTAACATCAAAATCACTTTAAAGACAGAGAAGAATTTTGGAAAAGCACAATTTTTTGAGAAGGTGAGCAGGGCTTGGTGTTCATCAATTTGCAATCGCGGTGATCCGTTTTGGCTCGAATCAGCAGAACCTGCCATCGATACGTTTAACTACAAATTGAACGATCCTAAGCAGGTGTTACAAGCAAACTCCTTCGGTTTTGGAAGTTTCGTTAACCGCGGTACCTATATTGAACATTGGAGCAGTCAACATGACCTGTCACTCATTAAAGATAAACATATACAAATCGAGTTTGAGCATGATACAAAACTACTTGTTATCACTTTCTTGGAGAAAGATGGGACCCAAGTATTCAATAAGATTCGCATCGAAATGGATTACCGTCACCTGGAAACCTACGTTGTTATAGACAACGATAGCGACCAAACTTCTTCCCAAAAAACTATAAAGTTATACATTCCTCTTCAGTTTCCGCCAAAAGTATCTCAAG TGGTCAAACTTGGGGAACACACTTACAATAAACGAGTTACTCACTTCTTAAGATGCTCTCAGGAGGTCCTGGGATCCTGTTCAGTGTTGTGCCTATGTTTCCCAGAAAATTTGCAGGGAAAAATAGCAAATTCACCATCTGCCCTCATTGCTCGGCTCTCAGAGAAAG GTTTTTCCTGCTTTTTTGGAGCCATCAAGACAAAACCACCTCTTCGGCGAACAGAAATGCCTGCAAAGCCTGATTTGCCTGAATTTAAGATCACCTACGCAGTGGAATGTCTTCTGTCGCGAGGCTATAAAGTGCGTGATCGGCTGTCGCAAAGATTCTATGATTTGCTAGAGAAAGCCTCTGACAGATACAAATCCATCCGCGATGGAAAACCTGTTACTAGAGAGAGAATCTGTAACGCCTTGTATAGATTGGTGAACCTGGTGGAAACTGACCGATTCTGTCCCCTAGAGTACCATCTGAATAGTTTGTTGTACGGAGAACAAAAGCACCTGACGGCATTCCAATTTGAGAAGCCAAATCATTACGTCTACGTACCCCGCCTCATCATCACCCCAACACAGAGGCTTCTCATACCGCCAGAGTTGGTCGCTGAAAATCGCGTCATTCGAGATTATGGACACGAAAGTGCCATGCGCATTGCATTCCGGGATGAAGACTTTTCCAAGCTACCGTCAACCCACAGAGATAGCTTAAATGAAGTTTTACAAGAACGTGTTGTTGGCCTTTTGTCAAAGTACATTGTGATCGGTGGTCGCAAGTTCGAGTTCTTAGCATGTTCCAACAGCCAGTTGCGTGACCATGGTGCCTGGTTATATGCAGTAGATGGTGAACACAGAGCCCATGACATAAGATCCTCTCTGGGAAGATTGGATGAAATAAGATGCGTGGCTACTTATGTATCACGAATGGGGCAATGTTTTTCCTCTACAAAGGAAGCTGTTACTATCGACATTGGAGAAGGATTTAAGGACGAAAAAATACAAGATGTTGAAGTGAAGTTCAACAACGTGTTCTTCAAATGCTGTCTAAAATGGAGATCTGGGAAGTACACTTTTAGCGATGGCATTGGAAAAATAAGCCTCGCGTTGGCAAGAACA GTCGCAGACAACCTCGATCTGGATCCCATTCCATCAGCATATCAGATTCGTTTCGGCGGCTGTAAGGGAATGTTAGCAATAGACCCGCGTATTCGAGGTGGAAATTTTCGAGAAATTCTGCAATACCGTGAAAGTATGAGAAAGTTTGACTCAAATCACCGTGTGCTGGAAATCTGTGAAACAAGCAAACCAA ACCTGTTGTACCTAAACCGTCAGTGCATTATCCTCTTAAGCGGTCTAGGAGTCCCTGATGACGTCTTCATTGGCTTACAAGATGAAATGCTCCGTAACCTTGCTTCAATATTGCTGTTTGAGTCTGTAGCTTTAGAGACCCTTCGACGTATTACTATCCCTGGAGGGTTGAAATTTGCTCTCTTGTCACGCAATGGTATAAAAGTCACACAAGAACCGTTTTTTCGTTCGTTGCTccttgctgtttacaaaagtcGATTGGGGGACCTGTTGAGAAGAGCTCATATTGCTATCCCAGAGACTCATGGGCGACTGCTGATGGGTGTTATGGATGAAACTGGATCCCTGAAGTACGGACAGGTTTTTGTTCGCTACTCAAAATTTGTCAGTGAACCAGGAAGAGAGTTAGAAATACTTCAGGGCCGAGTGGTTATTAGCAAGAATCCTTGCTTTCACCCAG GGGACATGCGCACTTTTCAAGCAGTTGACGCAGAAGCTTTGCATCACTTAGTCGATTGCGTCGTGTTTCCCGCCACAGGTCATCGGCCGCATCCTAATGAAATGTCGGGCTCAGACCTCGACGGTGACAAATATTTTGTCACATGGCTCGATAAACTAGTCCCAACAAGAAGGAATGAGGAAGCAATGGATTTCACTCCTCCAAAGAAGAAAACTATCGAGGGAAAAGTGGAAGTATCTCACATGATTGAATTTGTTTCCGATTACATTAAGAATGATCAACTTGGGATTATTGCAAATGCTCACCTTGTTCATGCAGATTGTGATGAAAAAG GAATTTTCTCAACTGAATGTATCGAACTAGCTCATATGCATTCAGACGCAGTAGATTTTCCTAAAACTGGCGAGTGTCCAACTCTTCCCAAAGAGTTAAGACCCGACCAGTACCCAGACTTCATGATGAATCCCAGAAAGCCTCAGTACAA ATCTAACAGGATCCTGGGGAAGTTGTTTCGCAAATGCCATTCACTTGACCGGGCTCAACGCTTCTCAGCGTCTGACAGTTCTGGCGCCCTGATCACACTAGATGAAGACCTTAAGGTTCGAGGATATGAAAGATATTTGGAAGACGCAGAAGCTGCTAGAAAGCACTACAATGCCAAGTTGGAAGGGCTAATGTCCTTATATGGCTTGAAAAATGAAGGGGAGGTAATAACCGGCTGCTTGTCCAGAGTGAACACCAGACTCTCAGGAAAGACGGATGAGAAATTTGAAGCTGCGCAAATGATACAAGCAAGTCTCGCAACGCTGCGAGCTAGGACTCGAGAGGCCTTTTACGATGAATTTGGTGGCGAAGAAGCAGTGATGGAAGAGTTTGAAGAAAACGGAAGTTTTGATGACGAAGTGATGATGAAAGCTTCAGCATGGTACATGGTAACTTATGAACAAGTGGATCAGCCTCAGCCATTACGGTCATCACAAAGAGATCACCAAACTGGCGATGCGAGGAATGAAATCAAGCTGATCAGCTTTCCATGGGTTGTCGATCGCATCCTGGCTGAAATCAAGAATGCTAAACAGAAAGAGAGGCAAGGTTACGGAATCCAACAAGAGCACACTCTAAATGTAGAAGACCTCATCACAGAACAGGCAGCCTACTTTTTTGAAAGTGTGCAATCTAAAATTGCGGATGACCGTCGTATACGAATTGATGGACAAGGGAAGCTGCAAACTTTAATAACACACCTTTCAGGCTCTGTCCGCAGAGTTCCACGCCTGTCCCTGTTTGGTGCTTCGCTGACCGGTATCTCTGATCATAACGACGGGCGACATCGCGTTGAGATTTATCTTCATTTCAAGTGGGATGCGTCTGTCTCCGAGCAGCGTCAATACTTGCAACGTTTACAGAGATCTTTCAAGGGATTTGGTGACGTAAAAATTACAAGAGACGTTCTCTTATATTTTAAACCTACTCAAG ATTTATTGAAACAAGAGTACTATATTACAGCAGATTCCAACAAAATGCTAACAAGCGCCTACGTCAGTCTACATGTTCAGCAGTGTCCGCCGCTCCTTCATCTTTTGCTGATCATAATGCATTGGGGTCGCCGTAGACAAATCAATGGCTACCATGAGAACTCCTTCCTCACAGACGAACAACTAGCTATTATCTTCATTACATTCTGTCAAAAGTCTGGATTTATCAATAAG cttggttCTGACAAGGTGAAGAACTTCACCTCCCGTTTCCTCGGGTTAGAGTCCAGTTCTCAACAGATTGAGGCAGAAGACACATGGAATCGTATGGTTCTCGAGGAAAATCATCGGCATCAAGTAAGATGTTTCAGACATAACGTCACCCCAGGTCATGTGTTGCTAAAATTCTTTGAGCACTACAGCACGACATCAGACAATGACCCTCTTGACATTCGAAGGATAACAAATCCAGTGTACAGCAGCGAGCCACTCCTCCCTCACTTGTCctcagaaaaagaaaagattggTTACTTTTCCGATGCAGCGCTCCATGCGTTTCATGAGATTGCGCAATGCTGTGGTCTGGACTGCCTCACTGCCTCGTTAACTACAGAAGACACGCACGAACTGACAGAGACAATGACGCTGCCCAACACTATCCGAGGCGCACTCCGATTTGCCGAGGAATATGTTCGAGTTAAATTGTCTCAGCAGACGTCTTCACAGATAACAATACGACCTG caccTAATGGGTACATTCTTGAGGCGAAAGGAAATTACCTAACACTGCACAATGTCCAGAGGGAGCTGGATAAACTAGAAGCCACCTGCAAATCTTACATCTACGACCACAACGTGAGCGGTGGAACTCGCTTTCTGTTCTTGAACCAAAGAGCCGCAGGGGATCCTGTCGAATTCAAGGCTTTGAACAGCCAGTTTGCAGTGAATCTGAAGTGTATATCTTATTCTACTGAAGACAAGGCAGAAACAAAATTCCTAAACACGCTTTCTCGTCAACTTGAGCTTTTCCAAAGAGAGTATTTGCCATACATACATGGTTCCTCTACACTAACGATCAGGGCAGAATTTGGAAGAATTTTcgcagaaaatatttccttcgCCCCCTCAACCGTAAGAGAAGTTGAAGACATGTTTAGTGAGAATGCTGACCCAAGAAAGTCAGGTAACGCTAACAGGGAAAAAAGCGCAAGACACAAATTTACACCGTTTATTGACAACGCTGGCGACTGGTCAGCGTCGTTTCCCTCAAGGAAACACATCTCAACCCAAGAATCTTTCACCTTGGGAGTAAAGGTAAGCAAGAACCAAGGCCTGACCTTTGTCTACGACAAAAATCTAACCTTCTGCGACATAGAAATCCCATCAATCAACTGGGTAGTAGCCGACATCAAAACACCACGCCCGAGGGATGCCAGATCCCATGACACTGATATCCGGATAACTGTATGTTCTGAGCGAAAACTTGAAGGAGATGAGAAGCAAGATGCAATGATGTCTGCTGATTATGAGAGGTTTAAGCCAGATATCCGAAAATCAACAAGAAGTGGTTCAGTCTTGGAACTGGTCATGGAGCGGAAGGAAATGGTTTTGTTCGTCCGCCATGATAAGACCTCAGTTTACGAAGTCCAAGACAGCAGCAACTTTTGGATCGAAGAGAGGGAAGTCAAAACGTATAAAGTCGAAGGTTCAAGGCTCCTTAGTAATCCCAGAGCCTCGTCTAAAGTGAAAATATGTGGAGTCCTTGATGGAAAAGACTCGGCAAATGCCAAAAAAGTTGCTCAGGATGTCTGGGCGGCAGCAAAAAAGCTGCAATTACAAATTAATAACAATGTTGCAGTTAGCTCTCCGTTAAAAAGGCATTGA
- the LOC136913437 gene encoding uncharacterized protein isoform X2: MPAKPDLPEFKITYAVECLLSRGYKVRDRLSQRFYDLLEKASDRYKSIRDGKPVTRERICNALYRLVNLVETDRFCPLEYHLNSLLYGEQKHLTAFQFEKPNHYVYVPRLIITPTQRLLIPPELVAENRVIRDYGHESAMRIAFRDEDFSKLPSTHRDSLNEVLQERVVGLLSKYIVIGGRKFEFLACSNSQLRDHGAWLYAVDGEHRAHDIRSSLGRLDEIRCVATYVSRMGQCFSSTKEAVTIDIGEGFKDEKIQDVEVKFNNVFFKCCLKWRSGKYTFSDGIGKISLALARTVADNLDLDPIPSAYQIRFGGCKGMLAIDPRIRGGNFREILQYRESMRKFDSNHRVLEICETSKPNLLYLNRQCIILLSGLGVPDDVFIGLQDEMLRNLASILLFESVALETLRRITIPGGLKFALLSRNGIKVTQEPFFRSLLLAVYKSRLGDLLRRAHIAIPETHGRLLMGVMDETGSLKYGQVFVRYSKFVSEPGRELEILQGRVVISKNPCFHPGDMRTFQAVDAEALHHLVDCVVFPATGHRPHPNEMSGSDLDGDKYFVTWLDKLVPTRRNEEAMDFTPPKKKTIEGKVEVSHMIEFVSDYIKNDQLGIIANAHLVHADCDEKGIFSTECIELAHMHSDAVDFPKTGECPTLPKELRPDQYPDFMMNPRKPQYKSNRILGKLFRKCHSLDRAQRFSASDSSGALITLDEDLKVRGYERYLEDAEAARKHYNAKLEGLMSLYGLKNEGEVITGCLSRVNTRLSGKTDEKFEAAQMIQASLATLRARTREAFYDEFGGEEAVMEEFEENGSFDDEVMMKASAWYMVTYEQVDQPQPLRSSQRDHQTGDARNEIKLISFPWVVDRILAEIKNAKQKERQGYGIQQEHTLNVEDLITEQAAYFFESVQSKIADDRRIRIDGQGKLQTLITHLSGSVRRVPRLSLFGASLTGISDHNDGRHRVEIYLHFKWDASVSEQRQYLQRLQRSFKGFGDVKITRDVLLYFKPTQDLLKQEYYITADSNKMLTSAYVSLHVQQCPPLLHLLLIIMHWGRRRQINGYHENSFLTDEQLAIIFITFCQKSGFINKLGSDKVKNFTSRFLGLESSSQQIEAEDTWNRMVLEENHRHQVRCFRHNVTPGHVLLKFFEHYSTTSDNDPLDIRRITNPVYSSEPLLPHLSSEKEKIGYFSDAALHAFHEIAQCCGLDCLTASLTTEDTHELTETMTLPNTIRGALRFAEEYVRVKLSQQTSSQITIRPAPNGYILEAKGNYLTLHNVQRELDKLEATCKSYIYDHNVSGGTRFLFLNQRAAGDPVEFKALNSQFAVNLKCISYSTEDKAETKFLNTLSRQLELFQREYLPYIHGSSTLTIRAEFGRIFAENISFAPSTVREVEDMFSENADPRKSGNANREKSARHKFTPFIDNAGDWSASFPSRKHISTQESFTLGVKVSKNQGLTFVYDKNLTFCDIEIPSINWVVADIKTPRPRDARSHDTDIRITVCSERKLEGDEKQDAMMSADYERFKPDIRKSTRSGSVLELVMERKEMVLFVRHDKTSVYEVQDSSNFWIEEREVKTYKVEGSRLLSNPRASSKVKICGVLDGKDSANAKKVAQDVWAAAKKLQLQINNNVAVSSPLKRH; encoded by the exons ATGCCTGCAAAGCCTGATTTGCCTGAATTTAAGATCACCTACGCAGTGGAATGTCTTCTGTCGCGAGGCTATAAAGTGCGTGATCGGCTGTCGCAAAGATTCTATGATTTGCTAGAGAAAGCCTCTGACAGATACAAATCCATCCGCGATGGAAAACCTGTTACTAGAGAGAGAATCTGTAACGCCTTGTATAGATTGGTGAACCTGGTGGAAACTGACCGATTCTGTCCCCTAGAGTACCATCTGAATAGTTTGTTGTACGGAGAACAAAAGCACCTGACGGCATTCCAATTTGAGAAGCCAAATCATTACGTCTACGTACCCCGCCTCATCATCACCCCAACACAGAGGCTTCTCATACCGCCAGAGTTGGTCGCTGAAAATCGCGTCATTCGAGATTATGGACACGAAAGTGCCATGCGCATTGCATTCCGGGATGAAGACTTTTCCAAGCTACCGTCAACCCACAGAGATAGCTTAAATGAAGTTTTACAAGAACGTGTTGTTGGCCTTTTGTCAAAGTACATTGTGATCGGTGGTCGCAAGTTCGAGTTCTTAGCATGTTCCAACAGCCAGTTGCGTGACCATGGTGCCTGGTTATATGCAGTAGATGGTGAACACAGAGCCCATGACATAAGATCCTCTCTGGGAAGATTGGATGAAATAAGATGCGTGGCTACTTATGTATCACGAATGGGGCAATGTTTTTCCTCTACAAAGGAAGCTGTTACTATCGACATTGGAGAAGGATTTAAGGACGAAAAAATACAAGATGTTGAAGTGAAGTTCAACAACGTGTTCTTCAAATGCTGTCTAAAATGGAGATCTGGGAAGTACACTTTTAGCGATGGCATTGGAAAAATAAGCCTCGCGTTGGCAAGAACA GTCGCAGACAACCTCGATCTGGATCCCATTCCATCAGCATATCAGATTCGTTTCGGCGGCTGTAAGGGAATGTTAGCAATAGACCCGCGTATTCGAGGTGGAAATTTTCGAGAAATTCTGCAATACCGTGAAAGTATGAGAAAGTTTGACTCAAATCACCGTGTGCTGGAAATCTGTGAAACAAGCAAACCAA ACCTGTTGTACCTAAACCGTCAGTGCATTATCCTCTTAAGCGGTCTAGGAGTCCCTGATGACGTCTTCATTGGCTTACAAGATGAAATGCTCCGTAACCTTGCTTCAATATTGCTGTTTGAGTCTGTAGCTTTAGAGACCCTTCGACGTATTACTATCCCTGGAGGGTTGAAATTTGCTCTCTTGTCACGCAATGGTATAAAAGTCACACAAGAACCGTTTTTTCGTTCGTTGCTccttgctgtttacaaaagtcGATTGGGGGACCTGTTGAGAAGAGCTCATATTGCTATCCCAGAGACTCATGGGCGACTGCTGATGGGTGTTATGGATGAAACTGGATCCCTGAAGTACGGACAGGTTTTTGTTCGCTACTCAAAATTTGTCAGTGAACCAGGAAGAGAGTTAGAAATACTTCAGGGCCGAGTGGTTATTAGCAAGAATCCTTGCTTTCACCCAG GGGACATGCGCACTTTTCAAGCAGTTGACGCAGAAGCTTTGCATCACTTAGTCGATTGCGTCGTGTTTCCCGCCACAGGTCATCGGCCGCATCCTAATGAAATGTCGGGCTCAGACCTCGACGGTGACAAATATTTTGTCACATGGCTCGATAAACTAGTCCCAACAAGAAGGAATGAGGAAGCAATGGATTTCACTCCTCCAAAGAAGAAAACTATCGAGGGAAAAGTGGAAGTATCTCACATGATTGAATTTGTTTCCGATTACATTAAGAATGATCAACTTGGGATTATTGCAAATGCTCACCTTGTTCATGCAGATTGTGATGAAAAAG GAATTTTCTCAACTGAATGTATCGAACTAGCTCATATGCATTCAGACGCAGTAGATTTTCCTAAAACTGGCGAGTGTCCAACTCTTCCCAAAGAGTTAAGACCCGACCAGTACCCAGACTTCATGATGAATCCCAGAAAGCCTCAGTACAA ATCTAACAGGATCCTGGGGAAGTTGTTTCGCAAATGCCATTCACTTGACCGGGCTCAACGCTTCTCAGCGTCTGACAGTTCTGGCGCCCTGATCACACTAGATGAAGACCTTAAGGTTCGAGGATATGAAAGATATTTGGAAGACGCAGAAGCTGCTAGAAAGCACTACAATGCCAAGTTGGAAGGGCTAATGTCCTTATATGGCTTGAAAAATGAAGGGGAGGTAATAACCGGCTGCTTGTCCAGAGTGAACACCAGACTCTCAGGAAAGACGGATGAGAAATTTGAAGCTGCGCAAATGATACAAGCAAGTCTCGCAACGCTGCGAGCTAGGACTCGAGAGGCCTTTTACGATGAATTTGGTGGCGAAGAAGCAGTGATGGAAGAGTTTGAAGAAAACGGAAGTTTTGATGACGAAGTGATGATGAAAGCTTCAGCATGGTACATGGTAACTTATGAACAAGTGGATCAGCCTCAGCCATTACGGTCATCACAAAGAGATCACCAAACTGGCGATGCGAGGAATGAAATCAAGCTGATCAGCTTTCCATGGGTTGTCGATCGCATCCTGGCTGAAATCAAGAATGCTAAACAGAAAGAGAGGCAAGGTTACGGAATCCAACAAGAGCACACTCTAAATGTAGAAGACCTCATCACAGAACAGGCAGCCTACTTTTTTGAAAGTGTGCAATCTAAAATTGCGGATGACCGTCGTATACGAATTGATGGACAAGGGAAGCTGCAAACTTTAATAACACACCTTTCAGGCTCTGTCCGCAGAGTTCCACGCCTGTCCCTGTTTGGTGCTTCGCTGACCGGTATCTCTGATCATAACGACGGGCGACATCGCGTTGAGATTTATCTTCATTTCAAGTGGGATGCGTCTGTCTCCGAGCAGCGTCAATACTTGCAACGTTTACAGAGATCTTTCAAGGGATTTGGTGACGTAAAAATTACAAGAGACGTTCTCTTATATTTTAAACCTACTCAAG ATTTATTGAAACAAGAGTACTATATTACAGCAGATTCCAACAAAATGCTAACAAGCGCCTACGTCAGTCTACATGTTCAGCAGTGTCCGCCGCTCCTTCATCTTTTGCTGATCATAATGCATTGGGGTCGCCGTAGACAAATCAATGGCTACCATGAGAACTCCTTCCTCACAGACGAACAACTAGCTATTATCTTCATTACATTCTGTCAAAAGTCTGGATTTATCAATAAG cttggttCTGACAAGGTGAAGAACTTCACCTCCCGTTTCCTCGGGTTAGAGTCCAGTTCTCAACAGATTGAGGCAGAAGACACATGGAATCGTATGGTTCTCGAGGAAAATCATCGGCATCAAGTAAGATGTTTCAGACATAACGTCACCCCAGGTCATGTGTTGCTAAAATTCTTTGAGCACTACAGCACGACATCAGACAATGACCCTCTTGACATTCGAAGGATAACAAATCCAGTGTACAGCAGCGAGCCACTCCTCCCTCACTTGTCctcagaaaaagaaaagattggTTACTTTTCCGATGCAGCGCTCCATGCGTTTCATGAGATTGCGCAATGCTGTGGTCTGGACTGCCTCACTGCCTCGTTAACTACAGAAGACACGCACGAACTGACAGAGACAATGACGCTGCCCAACACTATCCGAGGCGCACTCCGATTTGCCGAGGAATATGTTCGAGTTAAATTGTCTCAGCAGACGTCTTCACAGATAACAATACGACCTG caccTAATGGGTACATTCTTGAGGCGAAAGGAAATTACCTAACACTGCACAATGTCCAGAGGGAGCTGGATAAACTAGAAGCCACCTGCAAATCTTACATCTACGACCACAACGTGAGCGGTGGAACTCGCTTTCTGTTCTTGAACCAAAGAGCCGCAGGGGATCCTGTCGAATTCAAGGCTTTGAACAGCCAGTTTGCAGTGAATCTGAAGTGTATATCTTATTCTACTGAAGACAAGGCAGAAACAAAATTCCTAAACACGCTTTCTCGTCAACTTGAGCTTTTCCAAAGAGAGTATTTGCCATACATACATGGTTCCTCTACACTAACGATCAGGGCAGAATTTGGAAGAATTTTcgcagaaaatatttccttcgCCCCCTCAACCGTAAGAGAAGTTGAAGACATGTTTAGTGAGAATGCTGACCCAAGAAAGTCAGGTAACGCTAACAGGGAAAAAAGCGCAAGACACAAATTTACACCGTTTATTGACAACGCTGGCGACTGGTCAGCGTCGTTTCCCTCAAGGAAACACATCTCAACCCAAGAATCTTTCACCTTGGGAGTAAAGGTAAGCAAGAACCAAGGCCTGACCTTTGTCTACGACAAAAATCTAACCTTCTGCGACATAGAAATCCCATCAATCAACTGGGTAGTAGCCGACATCAAAACACCACGCCCGAGGGATGCCAGATCCCATGACACTGATATCCGGATAACTGTATGTTCTGAGCGAAAACTTGAAGGAGATGAGAAGCAAGATGCAATGATGTCTGCTGATTATGAGAGGTTTAAGCCAGATATCCGAAAATCAACAAGAAGTGGTTCAGTCTTGGAACTGGTCATGGAGCGGAAGGAAATGGTTTTGTTCGTCCGCCATGATAAGACCTCAGTTTACGAAGTCCAAGACAGCAGCAACTTTTGGATCGAAGAGAGGGAAGTCAAAACGTATAAAGTCGAAGGTTCAAGGCTCCTTAGTAATCCCAGAGCCTCGTCTAAAGTGAAAATATGTGGAGTCCTTGATGGAAAAGACTCGGCAAATGCCAAAAAAGTTGCTCAGGATGTCTGGGCGGCAGCAAAAAAGCTGCAATTACAAATTAATAACAATGTTGCAGTTAGCTCTCCGTTAAAAAGGCATTGA